The genomic region CTGACCGAAGCCGGGGATGCGCAGCGTGTACATGAGCACGGCCAGCAGAATGCCATACACCGGCTCCAGGTTGATGGTCAGGTTCACGACGAAGGCCGAAATGCGCTTCATCAGCTCTACCGATGCGGAAAACGCATACACCGTGCACACGCCGGCCAGCAGCAGCAGCCACAGCCAGTCGAGGCCCTGCAGGCCCAGCTGCAGCCCCCGGCCGTCGGTGAAATAGTGGCTGTACACAGGCATAAACAGCACGATGCTCAGGCAGGCGCCGGTCATTTCATACAGCGTAAGCTGAAACGGCGTGTGGCGCTTCACCAACTGGGAGTTGAGCACGCTGAACAGGGCCGACAGCCCCGCCGACACAATAGCCACCAGCAAGCCAGCCATCTGGTCCAGCTCGGCCTGCGACACCAAGTACAGGCCTGCCATCGTGAGCAGGCCCAAACCCACTTCATACGGGCGCACCCGCCGCCACAGCACCAGCGGCTCCAGCAGCGAGGTCCACAGCGCCAGCGTGGCCAGCCCGGCCAGGCACACACTCACCGATGACAGGCGGGCGGCCAGGAAAAACGTAATCCAGTGGGCGGCCACCAGCACCCCGATGCCCAGCATCTTCAGCGCCTCGCGGCCGGCCACGTGCCAGGGCTGGCGGCGCGCCACCAGCAGCACCGCCAGCCCCGAGGCGGCCAGCAGCGTACGCCAGAACACCAGCTCCACCGGCGGCACCGATATCAGCTTGCCCAGAATGGCCGTAAAGCCCCAAAGCAGGACGATAAAATGCAGGCGGAGGTAGTCTTTCAGCATGGAGTAACTGAGTAAGGGAGTAGCTGAGTAAAATCGAGTAATTGAGCAGCTGAGTAAGCTTTTCCAGCAAGGAGTCCTTACTCAGCTACTCCCTTAC from Hymenobacter canadensis harbors:
- a CDS encoding DMT family transporter, coding for MLKDYLRLHFIVLLWGFTAILGKLISVPPVELVFWRTLLAASGLAVLLVARRQPWHVAGREALKMLGIGVLVAAHWITFFLAARLSSVSVCLAGLATLALWTSLLEPLVLWRRVRPYEVGLGLLTMAGLYLVSQAELDQMAGLLVAIVSAGLSALFSVLNSQLVKRHTPFQLTLYEMTGACLSIVLFMPVYSHYFTDGRGLQLGLQGLDWLWLLLLAGVCTVYAFSASVELMKRISAFVVNLTINLEPVYGILLAVLMYTLRIPGFGQEKLSTGFYLGTVVILLSVLIHPVLDQWMKRRQRKAEAAEVLVGK